The Halorussus gelatinilyticus genome contains the following window.
TCGTCGAGTTCGTCGACGAACTCCTGGGTGCGCTCGGTGGTGATGGCTCCCTGACTCGACGGCTCGATGAGGTTCTCCTCTTCGAGGACGCGGAGGGAGTATCGGACCTTGTGGTGGGGGTAGCCGGTCTCGTTCGACATCTTCACGATGCCGATAGGCTCGCTCTCGATGACCATCTTCAGGACCTGCAGATGGCGCTCCAACATATCGACTTCCTTCTCAAGTCTATCTATCATGGCATGTGTTAACTTGTCTTAGAGCCTTTTAAAAGTTGTTGTCCGAGAAGCCGGGACGGACTCTTCGACTTGTCGCTTTGTAGTGGGAGAGGTTAACAGTTCTGGCTTCGTACCGGTGCGTATAAATCTCTTTATATCGGAGTAATATCCTCGATTCTGGTTCTTTTGGCGTCGGAACCGCCTAATGTGTGCAGGAACATGCATATTCCGGGCGAAAAGACCGTAATCGGTTTACGGAGCGGGAGAGAACCACTCCGCGTAATGACCGTAACCATCGTCGGTTCGCAACTCGGCGACGAGGGGAAAGGCGGCGTCGTGGACCTCTGGGGCGACGCCGTCGACGTGGTCGCCCGCTATCAGGGCGGGGACAACGCGGGCCACACCGTCGTCGAGGACGGCACCGAATACAAGCTCTCGCTGGTTCCCAGCGGCGCGGTCCGCGGGAAGGTCGGCGTCCTCGGCAACGGATGCGTGGTCAACCCCGCGACGCTGTTCGAGGAGATAGACGACCTGCGCGAACGGGGTCTCGACCCCGACGTTCGGGTCGCCAAGCGCGCCCACGTCATCCTCCCGTACCACCGCGTGCTGGACGGCATCGAGGAGGAAGTCAAAAGCGAGTCCGACCAAGAGGTCGGGACGACCGGACGGGGAATCGGCCCGACGTACGAGGACAAGATGGGCCGCCGGGGACTTCGCGTCGCCGACCTGCTGGACGCCGAGGGACTGCGCGAGAAGTTGGAGTACGTCGTCCCGCAGAAACAGCGCTTCGCCGAGGAGGTCTTCGGCGTCGAGACCGGCGACGAGTTCGACATCGGGAGCCTCTACGAGGAGTACAAGACCTACGGCGAGCGACTCGCCGACGAGGACATGCTCGTGGACGCCGGGAACTATCTCGCCGACCGCATCGACGGCGGCGACGAAGTGATGTTCGAGGGCGCGCAGGGCACCATCATCGACATCGACCACGGCAACTACCCCTACGTCACCTCCTCGAACCCGACCGCAGGCGGGGCCGCGACCGGGACCGGTCTGAGTCCGGGCGTCGTCGGCGGCGGCGAGATAGTCGGCATCGTGAAAGCCTACCTGACACGGGTCGGGAGCGGTCCGATGCCGACCGAACTCGGCGGCGTCGAAGGCGACACGCCCGGCTACGACGAGCAGGGCGAGGGCGAAAACGAGGAACTGGCGACCTACATCCGCGAGGAGGGCGGCGAGTACGGCACCGTCACGGGTCGCCCGCGCCGGGTCGGGTGGCTCGACGTGCCGATGCTCCGCCACTCCGCGCGCGCCAACGGCTTCACCGGACTCGCGGTCAACCACGTGGACGTGCTGGCGGGACTGGACGAAGTGAAAGTCGGACACAGCTACCACCTCGACGGCGAGGAAGTGTTCACGATGCCTGCGACCACCGAGCGGTGGAGCCACTGTGAACCCAACTTCCGGACGTTCGAGGGC
Protein-coding sequences here:
- a CDS encoding adenylosuccinate synthase, with protein sequence MTVTIVGSQLGDEGKGGVVDLWGDAVDVVARYQGGDNAGHTVVEDGTEYKLSLVPSGAVRGKVGVLGNGCVVNPATLFEEIDDLRERGLDPDVRVAKRAHVILPYHRVLDGIEEEVKSESDQEVGTTGRGIGPTYEDKMGRRGLRVADLLDAEGLREKLEYVVPQKQRFAEEVFGVETGDEFDIGSLYEEYKTYGERLADEDMLVDAGNYLADRIDGGDEVMFEGAQGTIIDIDHGNYPYVTSSNPTAGGAATGTGLSPGVVGGGEIVGIVKAYLTRVGSGPMPTELGGVEGDTPGYDEQGEGENEELATYIREEGGEYGTVTGRPRRVGWLDVPMLRHSARANGFTGLAVNHVDVLAGLDEVKVGHSYHLDGEEVFTMPATTERWSHCEPNFRTFEGWEDVDWQAVADEGYDAIPENARAYLDYLADELDADVYAVGVGPGREETVVVENPLE